From Acidianus brierleyi:
TTCAGGGGCTATATGCGAAGATATTAAAATCGTAGTATTCATTTTTTTTCTTAACTTTAAAAATATATTATATACCTCAAATCTAGAAACTATATCAAGATTTGCGGTGGGTTCGTCTGCTACAATAATTTCTGGATTCTTTATGAGAGAAAATATTATTTGAACCTTTTGCCTAGTTCCAGTTGACAAATCTTTAACTTTATTCTTAATAAAATATGATAAATTGAGTTCATCCATAAGCGATATGGCATCGGAGAAGCTAGAGTTAAACTCTAAGACAGTTTCTTTTATTATATCTTCTATTGTAAGAAAAGGAGGTAAGAAAGGCTTATCTAAAATAACAGATAATTTTCTTGGTAAATATTCGCTTTTCCAAGGATCTTCACCCATCACAAGAATTTTCCCTGAAGTCCTATTTATCAATCCAGAAATTATTCTTAGCAATGTGGATTTTCCTGCACCGTTTGGACCAACAATAGCCGTTATACTACCTTCCTCTATTGAAAAACTTAAACCATGTAAAGCCTCAAAATCTCCAAACCGTTTAGTTAAATTCCTTGCCTCAATAACAATCATTGCTAAGCTATAATCTAAGATAGTATCATTAAAAATTTTTGAACATATTGAACATATATTAGTGATCTAAGACTCTTGTTTAATCATTTCCTCGTTTTCGTCAATAATCATGACCTCATCGTTAATTCTTGTATATTTAACCTTCTTAGCAGTTACAAGTAAAATGATTTTTCTCCGAGAATCGATATTATATGGCAATTTTTCTCTAGAGAAGCATTAACTTGGAAAATATATTACATATTCTTTTGACATATTTTCTATTTCTTCATCACTATAACCTAAGTTACTTAGTATTTCTCTAGTATTCTCTCCAACTTTAGGCTCTCTCTTTCCTTCCAAAGAACCTATTAATGGTAACTTAGGGATTAAAATGTTATTGAGTTTCTCCCATTCTACTAATTCAGAATTAATTAAATTTGGTATACTATTTACTTCTGAAACAGGTATATCATTCTCTCTAAGTAATTTGACTATATCATTTATCTTCATCTTGCTAAATTTATCTTGCAATATTTTATGTAAAATATCCCTATTCCCAACTCTATCAGCATTATTTTTAAACATATTATCATTTAAGAGGTTCTCCATTCCTATTGCCTTGCATAATCTAATCCATTTATTGTTATCATTTACCGCTAAGTAGAACTCTTTCCCCTCAGAACTAACAAATAGTTCGTAAGGGGACCAAAAAGGTAATTCATCCTTTCCTCCTTCAAATATTTTACCGTACTTCTGATAAGCAATTAAATAGTATCCTAACCAAGCCAGATCAGCTTGAACTATATTTATTCTGTAATGTCCAGGTTTTTTAGTTAGCAATGCCCATAGTATTGTAATTACACAGTAAGTCGATGCGTTCATGTCAGTTATTGAGGCTGGCAATCTGGCTTTACCGTTAGCTTCCATAATTCCACTTACTGCCTCAATTATTGTTCCA
This genomic window contains:
- a CDS encoding ABC transporter ATP-binding protein, yielding MIVIEARNLTKRFGDFEALHGLSFSIEEGSITAIVGPNGAGKSTLLRIISGLINRTSGKILVMGEDPWKSEYLPRKLSVILDKPFLPPFLTIEDIIKETVLEFNSSFSDAISLMDELNLSYFIKNKVKDLSTGTRQKVQIIFSLIKNPEIIVADEPTANLDIVSRFEVYNIFLKLRKKMNTTILISSHIAPELIAISTHLLGINNGILRYNGEVSKMIRKDLLEEFYIVVDNVERAVSVLRSFTIEVSGNQLKVRGNLMEIVSELIKEGIRIFYIRNSLLDKSVQGEIGWG
- a CDS encoding CaiB/BaiF CoA transferase family protein; this translates as MYRAIEIGHIISAPYAGEILAHLGLDVIKIEPIQGDPTRIDDIMGDSMFLFNNRGKKSIAIDLKKNKGKEILLRLIRESNVLIENLSPNTMDKLGFSDNVIFSVNPSLVYCSIKGYPKGKYENSPAFGTIIEAVSGIMEANGKARLPASITDMNASTYCVITILWALLTKKPGHYRINIVQADLAWLGYYLIAYQKYGKIFEGGKDELPFWSPYELFVSSEGKEFYLAVNDNNKWIRLCKAIGMENLLNDNMFKNNADRVGNRDILHKILQDKFSKMKINDIVKLLRENDIPVSEVNSIPNLINSELVEWEKLNNILIPKLPLIGSLEGKREPKVGENTREILSNLGYSDEEIENMSKEYVIYFPS